The Synechococcus sp. CC9605 sequence CTCAGCGCTCTAGAGCACCTGGGGGGCATCGGCCGTCAACGCTTCCAGCAGGGACAGCCCTTGGGCATGGATCTCGATCGCTACCAGCCCCCCCTACCGGACCCAGCACCAAGCGGGTCCATCCCCTCAGCGGCCACGGTGTTGGTGGTTCTCCACCCCACCCAAGAAGAAGCAGAGGCTGAGTCGGCGCGCAGCTCACCACCAGAAGGATGGAGTCAGATCCGGCACGCCTCCCTCGAGGATCCCTCTGGATGGATCGGAGCTCCGTTCCCAGACGGTGAGACCCTCGTCAGCTTCTGCCACGCCAGTGATCAGCTGGATCCCCAGGCAGCCCTGCGCATGGCCCACTGCGCAGCGCAACACCCTGAAGCGGTGTTGCTCACCAGCGATGAAACCCTGCGCTGGAGTGAAGACCCAGGCATTCCTGCGGGGAACCGCCAGAACAGAACAACCATCACACCGTTTCGTCTGCTCTGCCGGGGATGCATCGGCGGCCTGGTGACCCTCCGCTGGTCAACGCTGCAACAACTGAACCTGCCGGCATCCAGCGGTTCGCTGCATGCCCTGCTGCTGGATCTGGCGCTGCAGGTTTGCCGCCGTGGAGATGCCGTGGCCCACTGCCCGGAGGTTTTGCTTCAGCGATGCATCCGGGCGAACCCGACCGTGCCCGACGTTGCATCCCCGGCCGACCGCCACTGTTGGACCCCTGAGCTCAGCGATGAGATCCTGGCGATCACCCAGCGACACAGCCCAGGCTTTCTGGAGCTGGGTGGGGAGCTCACTTCCTCTCAATCGCTCAACGCCTGCCATCAGTTAAGGCTCCGCACCGATCCCAGTGTTCTGGTGTCGGTTCTGATCCCGTTTCGCGACCGGGTGGATCTCACCCAGAGCTGCGTCGCCTCCCTGCGCCGCTGTGCCGGAGCTGTGGCCTACGAGCTGATCCTGATCGACAACGGCAGTGAGGAGGCCGCCACCCAGGACTGGCTGGATGAACAGGCGCAGCTCGATGACGTGTGCGTGGTGCGAGTGGACGAACCGTTCAACTATTCGCGGCTCAACAACATCGGCAGACGCCATGCCCGTGGCAGCCATTTGTTGCTGCTGAACAACGACATCGAATTCCGATCCGCCGAGGTGCTCCAGGCCCTGCTGGACCCATTCGCCTACCGCGGCACCACTGCCGTGGGAGCGAAGTTGCACTACCCCGACGGGAGTATCCAGCATCAGGGGGTCGCCCTGGTGAAGGGGGAACGGCGCTGTGTGGTGGAACCTGGCAAACACCTGCACAGCGCTCCGGTGCTGGCCACCCTCACACCCCTGCTCCTGCAGGAGGAGTTCACCGCAGCAACCGGAGCCTGCCTGATGCTCCGCAGCAGTGATTTCGATGGCATTCAAGGCTTCGATGAAAATCTCGCCGTGGTGTTCAACGATGTGGATCTCTGCCTGCGGCTCCGCGCGCAGGGCGGATCAATAGTCGTGACCCCCTATCTGGAGATCGTTCATCACGAGTCGATCAGCCGCGGCAAGGATCGGGAAGGTGCTGCACTGGCCCGCCATCAACGGGAATCCGGTCAGCTAAGGGCCAAGCACGCCGGGCTGTTTGCCGCAGGCGATCCCCTCAGCAGTCAGCGGATTCATCCCCACAGCAATCGCTACCAACCCCGGGAACCCGCGCCGCGCTCAAAAGGTCCCGTGGCCAATGCCGTGCTCATGCACTGGAGGGATCCGAACTTCCAACCCAACCGTCAACGACCGATCGTTGTGCTCGCGCATTTTTCAGCCGACAACCGGTTTCGGGATGACCTCTTCCCTCTAATTGACGAGTACCAGCGCTTCGCCGACGTGATTGTTGTGTCGTCAGCCAGCGGGGTGCGCTGGCACCCGAGAACCCTGCATCGGCTGCGCCAACGCTGTGCCGCGATCGTTATCCGGCGCAACCAGGGGTATGACTTCGGCAGCTGGAAGGCAGCACTCAACCTTCACCGGCAGGACATTGATCAAGCAGCGTTCCTGGTGCTCACCAATGACAGCTTCTGGGGACCGATCGCCCCCCTCGACGATCTGTTCCAACGCCTGCAGGCCAGCAGAGCGGATGTGATTGGGCTGACGGACGATTTGATGTACGAACCGCATCTGTCGTCCGCCTTCACGGCTTACAAACCCAAGGCCTTGCAGAGCCAAGCCTTCAACAACTTCTGGAATTCTCTACAGATCTGGCCCCGCAAACGGGACCTGGTCAAACAATG is a genomic window containing:
- a CDS encoding rhamnan synthesis F family protein produces the protein MEPASGQDNSTLDAQAWQRWRSGRASAEEIERWQQQVQQQLPLLPQQLLDPSLLPIALLSNPSQWSPEDSGLDPIALLACHQDLTDPKQLLSSGRLGEIALGQRSLFTDLPPVHLQAYRDGLRPAACDDSLSALEHLGGIGRQRFQQGQPLGMDLDRYQPPLPDPAPSGSIPSAATVLVVLHPTQEEAEAESARSSPPEGWSQIRHASLEDPSGWIGAPFPDGETLVSFCHASDQLDPQAALRMAHCAAQHPEAVLLTSDETLRWSEDPGIPAGNRQNRTTITPFRLLCRGCIGGLVTLRWSTLQQLNLPASSGSLHALLLDLALQVCRRGDAVAHCPEVLLQRCIRANPTVPDVASPADRHCWTPELSDEILAITQRHSPGFLELGGELTSSQSLNACHQLRLRTDPSVLVSVLIPFRDRVDLTQSCVASLRRCAGAVAYELILIDNGSEEAATQDWLDEQAQLDDVCVVRVDEPFNYSRLNNIGRRHARGSHLLLLNNDIEFRSAEVLQALLDPFAYRGTTAVGAKLHYPDGSIQHQGVALVKGERRCVVEPGKHLHSAPVLATLTPLLLQEEFTAATGACLMLRSSDFDGIQGFDENLAVVFNDVDLCLRLRAQGGSIVVTPYLEIVHHESISRGKDREGAALARHQRESGQLRAKHAGLFAAGDPLSSQRIHPHSNRYQPREPAPRSKGPVANAVLMHWRDPNFQPNRQRPIVVLAHFSADNRFRDDLFPLIDEYQRFADVIVVSSASGVRWHPRTLHRLRQRCAAIVIRRNQGYDFGSWKAALNLHRQDIDQAAFLVLTNDSFWGPIAPLDDLFQRLQASRADVIGLTDDLMYEPHLSSAFTAYKPKALQSQAFNNFWNSLQIWPRKRDLVKQCEVGLPVQLRAAGVKLESLYTHNANGNVLHYDWKHLIEQSGFPFLKVSLLRDNPTKQPVDTWPEVIGQRNPQLAASIERQLQSRTGLRRLLERLRHRLNGSGRNGSRAVIAPTSHR